Within Macaca nemestrina isolate mMacNem1 chromosome X, mMacNem.hap1, whole genome shotgun sequence, the genomic segment AAAGCAAGCAgaatttgccgggcgcggtggctcaagcctgtaatcccagcactttgggaggccgagacgggtggatcacgaggtcaggagatcaagaccatcctggctaacacggtgaaaccccgtctctactaaaaaatacaaaaaaaaactagccgggcaaggtggcgggcgcctgtagtcccagctactcgggaggctgaggcaggagaatggcgggaacccgggaggcggagcttgcagtgagctgagatccggccactgcactccagcccgggcgacagagcgagactccgtctcaaaaaaaaaaaaaaaaaaaaaaaaaaaagcaagcagaaTTGTTACAGCTAACTGTGTCGGAGCACTGGAAAATAGTTGATAATGGTTTGGACTTGTGTCTCTGCTCAACTCTCATACAGAATTGCagtccccaatgttggaggagtgACCTggtaggtgattggatcatgggggcagatttctcccttgctgttgtCACCATAGTGACTTCTCAtgacatctggttgtttaaaagtgtgtggcacctccccacttcactctcttcctcctgctccaggacAGGTAacacgtgcctgcttccccttcaccttccacggtgattgtaagtttcctaagaccTTTCAGCCATACTTCTtgtagagcctgcagaaccatgagccaattaagcctcttttctttataaattccccagtctcaggtatttttttatagcagtgtgagaacagactaatacaacagtCAAAAGTTTATAGCAACTGTCCAACCAAGAAAAAGCCATCTTGAAAATGGGAGTATTGTGGCATTTTTACTTGCCCTTCCCCACTGTCTGCCTGGCACGATGGCAGTCTTGGTCAGTCTCAAAGCAATTGCCTCATTCCCAGTTCCCTCCCTTGAACTGGAGGGAGCAGAGATCTTATTTGCAAATTGTTATGTATGTGCTTTCTATTTGTCcatctgttttctgttctttagtatgatatcctttttttttttttttttgtgagatggagtcttgctctgttgcccaggctggagtgcagtgttgctatctcagctcactgcaacctccgcctccccggttcaagcaattctgcctcaccctcccagtagctgggactacagacacgtgccaccatgactggctaatttttgtagttttagtagagatgggtttttgccatgttggacaggctggtttcaaactcctgacctcaagtaatctgcctgcctcggcctcccaaaatgctgggattacaggcgtgagccagttgTCTCTTATTTCTCCTGAGTCTTAGGCAGGTCTTGATTTCTGGTTAGATCAGAGAAGTTATTTCAAATGGATTTATTTTGGGTGGGCTTGGTCTGGGACTGATTACCAGGAAGGAGACATTCCTGTACTTAcagttcattgttttttgttgtgacagagtctcactctcacccaggctggagtgcagtggcgcgatctcggatcactgcagcctccgcctcctgggttcaagcaattgtcctgcctcagcctcctgagtggctgggattacaggcgggtgaCACTACACCtgggtaacttttgtatttttagtagagatggggttttgccatgctggccaggctggtctcaaactcctgacctcaggtgatccacccacctcggcttgccaaagtgctggcattacaggcatgagccactgcgcccggcccttagAGCCCATTCTCACTTAGCTCTTTATGCCTgcttccttatctgcaaaatggggtgaCTGATTGTAGTGCTTCAGTCATAGGGTCTTCATGAGCCTTCGATGACAGCTTTTGAGTTCCTGGATCCAGTCATACCTGAAACTAgtatttctgttctttcttttgctAAGTCAGTTTGAGCTGGGCTCCTCACAGCAACTGCCTTGATTCCTGCCTGTGTCAGCAGAGTGACTGGGAGGTTTGTGGGTGGCGATGCTGGGGCTGAGTGATCCTCACAGTGGGTACGCCCAGACCCAGTGCAAAGGCAGAAGGCTGGAGGGAGTGTTGAGGCCCTGCCCATGGGAATGGTCCCTCAGCTGCCACCGATCAGGATTCCCTTCATCCATCAGTGTGAGGGATTGGATGGCTAATTTATGTCGAGATTCCTGCGGCAGGTGTTCAGTGTCGTCTGGGGTGAGGTTGGAGGGAACCTGTCTGGTGTGGGAGCTGGGGTCATGATGGGAGAGGGGGCTGACAACAGGGGCCACACATACACAGCACATTTGTCCTGGCAGGTTGGCTGGTCTGCCAAGTGCATGTACCATCTCCAAAGGAGGTCTCAGGGGGACAAAAATCTCAGAGGTCACTACTGGGGGTCTGTGAGGTGGTCTGGGGAATagcatccttttttttctgagatggggtcttactctgtggcccagactggagcgcagtggcacgatcatggctcactgcaacctcaacgtccagggcccaagtgatcttcctgtcttggcctcccaaagtgttcagatAACAGGTGGCACCTGGCCTGAGAGGAGTATTTTTATGTTCCCAAACCACAAATTTGCCCACATGGATGCATCCGTTCCACATGCTCCATTTCCACATTGCCTGTAGGGCAGCTCATGTCTGCAGACTGAGTAGCAGTCCTGGGTCCAGACAAGCCAAGCACCCCCTCCAGGTACCGACTCTAGGGTAGCACATGAGGTATACTGacctcctgacaggccctgaGCAATTCTGTGACCTCTGTACCTCAGTATCCCCATCCGAAACTGGCGATGACAACTCTTGCAtgagattgttgtgaggattacgtatcaatatttggaaaatgttttggaaaaaacTGGGCATGCCATTGGTGCTTGGAAtcgtgcctggcacacagagggTGCTttcaaagcacttagaacagcaGCACCCAGCCCACAGCGGGTGCTCACTAATCACTCAGAGCTGCACCCATCACACATCTGGCCTTTGATAAGAACACAGAACACAGGCACAAAACTGGTGCTTAGTTAAGTCCACGGAGGAAAAAAACCACACTGCTGAGCGGGGAGCAGACTGGcgctttatatatacacacagacagcAGAAGGTACAGGGCCTCAATAAGAAAATACACTCTGTGTTCAGGTGAACCCCCATCACCACCCACGCAGAACACTCCGGGCTGAGGAGAGGGAAGGGCACGACCATAAATAAAGACTACAAGGGAGGGTCAACTGCTGGAAGGGCAAACACAGGCGGGGCGCGCACTGCCAGGAGGAGACACGACTTGTTCTTTCCTGGGAGAGAGCGATGCAGCGGCACAGGAAAACAGTAGCCACAACTAAGCCTGCAATGTCTGGCGGGGGCACCTAACACGAATAAGAGAAGAGGGGTGGACACGAAAAGCAAGATTGCagagagagcttttttttttttgtctgtggcAGGACCCAGGGCTCTCAATTAACATCCATGAACTCAGAGCTGGGTGGGGAGTTGCAGGCAGGGGAGGCTGGGGCGCCAGATGAGCCGGCCGGGGACAGCAGGCGTCGCGCCACATCCTGGCGTTGGTAGAAGAGGACATAGGCTGCCTTGGACTGTGGGGAGAGGACAGGAGTCAGTGTGGATTGTAGGGGTGGGAAGGTGGAGTcagaagggaagaaggggaggagggaggatggaagTCACACCTCAATCTGATTCTCATTCACAGGGGAGACGCTGTTGTCATCAAAGTAGTGCCACTGGCCGCTGTCCTTATTGCAGGCAAATGTTGTGTCTGAAAGGGAGGAACAGTTATCCTCACCCACCCTTCCTGCCTCTCAGAAGTGTCCAGATTCACTCTGTCACTCCTCCCACCACGATAACCTCACCACTGACTCACATCCCTAGTCACTCACTGGGAAGGTCCTGATCAccccccagcaggccccacccACAGCCTGGCACATACAGTGTCCATCACGCATGCCCCCATAATGGTTGGAAACCGCGATGAGGTCATATTTGTACAGCTCCGGATTCGACTCATTCTGTGGCTGGATGACAAACTCAGAGAAGTCCAGGTCCctgtgggtggggagagggtTAATACTGGCATACCCCCTCCTTTCCCTGTCTTCCCCCAGCCATCCTCTCCCTGGCCCCTGACCGGATAGGAAACTCCACGAGGGTGTCCAGCTTCTCTCGGGAGAACTTGGTGTAGGAAAAGCGTTTCAGGTGGATGATGAGAATCTCTGGCAGCATCCACAGGTCCAGCTTCTTGGTGGCCAGCTGGTGCTGCTTGCAGGAGGGGCAGTACCTACAGACAGAGCCCGAGTCAGCAAacggactttttcttttttctttttttttttttttttgagacagagactcgctcagttgcccaggctggagtacagtggcacaatcttggattactgcagcctcctcctcctgagttcaagggattctcctgccttagcctcccgagtagctggaattacaggcgtgcaccaccatgctcggctaatttttgtatttttaatagagacagggtttcgccatgttggccaggctgacctcaggtgatccacctgtctcggcctcccaaagtgctgggatgacaggcatgagccagcatgcccagacaaaacagactttttctgagcacctactgtgtgcccttTGTACTGCCTTTCATGTGCCATGTCTGGCTCACAGAGACACTGCTCTTACTATTAGCCCTTCAAGTATTCTAGTTTGCTCTGTTCCTGTTAAAATCCTTTCACTCACTCGTCAAGTGCTTACTGATTGTCTTTTCTATATGCGCTCAtactattttttgcatttttgtttgatttctgCTCCATGAGATGCTAGTCTTATTTTAGAGCCCACCTCTATCCTTCTAGTTTCCTCTCTTCATattttagtcattcattcattcagcagtatttatttatttatttattttttttttgagacggagtctcgctgtgtcgcccaggctggagtgcagtggccggatctcagctcactgcaagctctgcctcccgggtttttacgccattctcctgcctcagcctcccgagtagccgggactacaggcgcccgccacctcgcccagctagtttttttttgtattttttagtacagacggggtttcaccgtgttagccaggatggtctcgaactcctgacttcgtgatccgcccgtctcggcctcccaaagtgctgggattacaggcttgagccaccgcgcccggcccagcagTATTTATTGATTGCTTGTTTAACCCTCTGGaactattttgtatttctgttccATTTCTGCTCCACGGACATGCTGCTCTTATTTCTGAGACTAGAGAGTATGGTTTTGGttctctttttgtttattctgcaAGTGCCTACTGAGCATGAACCGAACACTCAACACTATTATAAACAGGTAGAAGCAACACACAGTGAACTTAAGTCTTCACCCTCAAGGAGTTGACTGTAATGATGACAAATAACACAAAAGCGGATAGAAGGCATCACATCAAGTGGCATCGCTGGGCTAGAAAGTAATGCTTGGCTAGGAAGAAAAGAGCACAGAGAGGGGATGGAGGGGGATGGTGGGGAAGGGTGATTTCTAACAGGGTAGTCAGAGGAGGTCTCTCTGATGAGGTCACGTTTGATCGGAGACCTGAGCATCGTAAGGAGTGAAATCCTATAGATCATTGGGAAACAACATTCCCGGAGAAGGAACAGCCCAGGTCAAGGCTCTGGGGTAGGAGTCTGCTCAGGGGATCGGTGGCCAGGGTAGCAGGAAAGGTTTGAgcgtggaggagggaggagagaagtgtatttaaaaagctaaatataggccgggcgcggtggctcacgcctgtaattccagcactttggaagtgtccagcactttggaagagaCAACTGAAGACAAGatgaagatcacctgaggtcaggagttcgagaccagcctggccaacatggcgaaacctgtttctactaaaaatacaaaaattagccaggcatagtaatgggtgcctataatcccagctactcaggaggcttaggcaggagaattgcttgatcctgggaggcagaggttgcagcgagccgagattgcgccactgcacttcagcctgggtgacagagccagattctgtctcgaaaaaaaaaaaaaaaaaaagctaaatatagTAGTGCCATCCAATGAAACCCCCACACACAGGCCCCGCTCTGGCCCCTCACCAGGGGTTTTCCTTCTCCAGGGTCTCCACAGTGGTGAAGAGCTCAATGCACTCCTGCAGCCGCACGGGAGCCTTCTTCATCACGTACCCAACGCAGTCATGCTTCACGTAGCCCTAGGGTTGGGTGAGCAGACGGCCAGGTGGCCGGGTGTGAGGACGGGTGGAGAAATGGGGAGTAGGGGCCCAGGAGGGGAGACACGCACCGAGTGGGTCAGAGCACCGACTTTGAAGCTAGGAACCTCAGGCCCTGGAGCTCTCAGTAGGTGTTCAGGCCCCAAGACCAGGCTTGACCTGGATCTCTTGGCTCTGTTCCTAGCTAGAGGAGTTGTGGAGAGGACGTACGAAGAGTTGAGGGGCAAGAGCTGAAAGTACCCCCCATCCCTGGGATCTCATTTACCTCAGCCTCTACCTCGTCATAGTAACGCTTCTTCATCTCTGGCTCCCAGTCAATAGCAATGTATGGCTGGGCTGGGGGCGAGGGAGAGATGGTCATGGTTCCTGCTGCCAGGAAATCTCCCCTCCGGCCTCCCCAGCCCTCATTGATAGCCAAAGGAGAATACCATGGACTTCTTCAGGGGAGGTTGTGCGGTCACTGGTCCCATTGGAGTTCACCGTCTGCAGGGTGAACAGCTGCTTGCGCCGTCGCCTTGGGGGCCACTGAGATGTGCCAAGGCAATTGTCCAGGAGGAATGGGCACCTGTTCGTGACTCCAGAGCTGGGCCCAGCCTGCTCTGGCTCAGGGTCTCGGAGGCTGCCCCCAGTTGAGGGCCCAGGGACGTCGTCTTTATCCTCTTCGTCATCTTCTAGGACAGGAGGATGTCAGAGATGGGAAGGTGTGAGCCTCAAGTGCTAAGATGCAATGCACACCTAGACGAACCCCGTGTGGGTAAGACCTAACCCAGAGCCCCCGCCCACTGACTGTTAGCCCCCTCACCTTTCTCATCCCCATCGTCCTCATCATCTGAGTTGGGTTTAGACACGTAGCGTCTGCAACAGAGCAAAGGAGACTCCCAAGGCAGGGGTACAAGGACAGTGGGGATAGAGCCCAGGATTTTACTTAGATGATaatgggaagccactggaagaCCCACACGTAAACCATTCTGAATTTGAGGTGTGAAAGGGCTGAGGGCGTGATGCGTAAATGCACGAAGAGGCCAAGGCTGTCAGCAGTGGCCTGAGAATGAAGGAACTTGTGTCCCAGTCAGAGGTGTGGAGTgtgattagctgggcgtggtggcacacggctgtaatctcagctatttgggaggctgaggcaggagaattgcttgaatccaggagatagaggttgcagtgaaccagattgtgccactgcactccagcctgggcaacagagcaagactccgtttcaaaaaaaaaaaaaagaaaaaaaagagtgtggaGCGTGGACTTTTAGTCTAATAAGCCACTGCtagacaggcacatgccagctgTAACTTCCCATCAGGGAAGGCCTCTAAGGAGTGACTTCTGAGTGCAAGATGAGGGGCTAGAATTCTGATAACACAATGTTTTGTGTGCCACGGTAAAGACTCTAGATTTTTGGCACAATGAAAATTTGtcagcaaaaagacaaaaaaccaagACTCTCCCAGGAGGCACAACTGACCCCAGGAGAGACAACTGAAGACAAGATGAAGTTGTCTGTGTTTTGTACATCTTGTTCACCTCTGTATCCCTGGCACCCAAGAGAGGCAGTAGCAAAGCCAGAGgtctagagaaagaaaaaaccctaCAAGTTCTTCTATGTCCACGTAAAGTTTGGACTGTCTTTTGTTTGTTGCAGGGGAGGTGTCAAATAAGCAGCTGAACACCCAAGTTGGAGTTCAGACCCCACCACCCCCGCCCCTGGGGAAGAGGACACTTACGAGAGCCGGTACATCAGGACGTTATACAGGCCCTCCCAGGTGAAGCGGTCCCGGGGCACTGATACCAGGAGGGGGTGCCCAAAAAGCATCAGGCCATAGTAGGAATTGTTGTAGTCACGGGCAGGGGTGCGCTCCCGCAGGTAGACAGGAACCACGATGTCCTCTCTCGATCCCTCGATGGCCTCAATGCGACCTGACACCTCATAGCTGTGGGGGGTGGAGAGCAGGCACACCTGATCGGGGCCCCCAGAGACTCCCTAACTCTGCCCTGGCTGCCCCATCCACTCATCCTCACAGcctgaaagtatttttatttttatttatttatttatttttgagatggagtttcgccctgttgcccaggctggagtgcagtggcgtgatctcggctcactgcaaactccgcctctcgggttcacgccattctcctgcctcagtctcccaaggcaTGTGGCTGAAGCTCTGCACAGGGCAGGTGCCCAGTGAATGAGGCAgagcagggaagagagaaggtGGTTAAGGCAGGACCATATAGAAGGAAGTGGACCAAGTTCCTGAGGGACCGCCATCTCCCCGTCATCCCCACTCACACGAAGATATCATCGCGGTCCAAGATGCTGCTCAGAGGCTCCTCCAGCTGATAGAGCTTATAGAAGCGGTGACTGAAGACATCAGCCACCATCATCTAGGAATGGGATACGGAGAGGGGGCTGTTAGTCTGCATGGCCTCCCCAGGCCCTCCTGCCTCCTTGCCCCAGAATCCCATCCAGCCTCCTTCTGCAGTCTCACCCTCTCTGGCGAGATGCCGGTGTGTTTGGACAGAGCCACACACAGATCCGAGATCTTGCCTTTCTTGGGGACCACGAGCCGGTGCTAAGGGAGAAACAGTATCCACAAAAGACCAAAAGGGCTTGTGGTGAGTTAATGCAGGAAGCCTTGAGCTATGGCAGCTAATCAAACTCTACGTGTCCCTCATCATGTCCCCAAGCCCCCACTGCCCCACACCTGCTCTGGCTTGCGGCGCGGATCCATGGGGATAAAGAAGACCTCCAAGACCCTCTTGTGGCTGATAGGCAGTGGAACACTGAGGTAGCAGAAGGGGTCGAAGGTCACAGATACGTTGCCACAATCGGGGCACACCAGCGTGGACTTGAAGAGGCCATGGAAAGTGTCCACGATCACAGAATCGTTCCGCCGTTTGTGGTTTTGCCACGCCTCCTGTGCCACCTCCTGTTGATAGTGTCATGGTGGATGGTGGGGCTTGCCCAGGGTAGGAGGAAATCATGCCTTGGGGTGCATTCAAATG encodes:
- the LOC105463864 gene encoding ubiquitin carboxyl-terminal hydrolase 11, giving the protein MATVAANPAAAAAAVAAAVAVAEDREPQREELPGLDSQWRQIENGESGRERPLRAGESWFLVEKHWYKQWEAYVQGGDQDSSTFPGCINNATLFQDEINWRLKEGLVEGEDYVLLPAAAWHYLVSWYGLEHGQPPIERKVIELPNIQKVEVYPVELLLVRHNDLGRSHTVQFSHTDSIGMVLRTARERFLVEPQEDTRLWAKNSEGSLDRLYDTHITVLDAALETGQLIIMETRKKDGTWPSAQLHVMNKHMSEEDEDFKGQPGICGLTNLGNTCFMNSALQCLSNVPQLTEYFLNNCYLEELNFRNPLGMKGEIAEAYADLVKQAWSGHHRSIVPHVFKNKVGHFASQFLGYQQHDSQELLSFLLDGLHEDLNRVKKKEYVELCDAAGRPDQEVAQEAWQNHKRRNDSVIVDTFHGLFKSTLVCPDCGNVSVTFDPFCYLSVPLPISHKRVLEVFFIPMDPRRKPEQHRLVVPKKGKISDLCVALSKHTGISPERMMVADVFSHRFYKLYQLEEPLSSILDRDDIFVYEVSGRIEAIEGSREDIVVPVYLRERTPARDYNNSYYGLMLFGHPLLVSVPRDRFTWEGLYNVLMYRLSRYVSKPNSDDEDDGDEKEDDEEDKDDVPGPSTGGSLRDPEPEQAGPSSGVTNRCPFLLDNCLGTSQWPPRRRRKQLFTLQTVNSNGTSDRTTSPEEVHAQPYIAIDWEPEMKKRYYDEVEAEGYVKHDCVGYVMKKAPVRLQECIELFTTVETLEKENPWYCPSCKQHQLATKKLDLWMLPEILIIHLKRFSYTKFSREKLDTLVEFPIRDLDFSEFVIQPQNESNPELYKYDLIAVSNHYGGMRDGHYTTFACNKDSGQWHYFDDNSVSPVNENQIESKAAYVLFYQRQDVARRLLSPAGSSGAPASPACNSPPSSEFMDVN